The window GGCCGCCTGGGGTTCGCGGTACCCGGGGGTGGTGGGGCTTTGGGTACAGGATTCGGGGGCCTTCCTGCGGTTCTACGGGTACCCCAAGGTGCTTTGGCCGTACCTGCGGAGCACCAACCTGATGGAGCGGTTTATCCGGGAGCTACGGCGGGGGACGAAGGTGCGGGACCACAAGTTTCCTAAGGAAGAGGCGGTGTACAAGCTTCTTTACCTGGAGTCGGAGAGGCAGGAAGGGAGGTGGGCAGAACGGAAACTAAAGGGGTTCTCGGAGGTGAAGGAGGTGCTGGAGAAGATGCTTCAGGAGCGGTATGCCCCCCGTACACAGACTCTTACACATAACTCTTGACACGACCGCTTATGGTATGCCCGAAAACATATGATTGCAATAATAAAACCCCCCCTCTAAGGTAAGCGCATGGCTATGCCCACGCGCAACCTAGGCCTGGACCTGATGCGGGCCACGGAGGCGGCTGCCTTGGCCTCCGCCCGCTATGTGGGCCGGGGGGATAAGGAAGGGGGCGACCGGGCGGCGGTGGAGGCCATGCGCCTTCTCCTCAACAGCCTGGACTTCCGCGGCCGGGTGGTGATCGGGGAAGGGGAGAAGGATAAGGCTCCCATGCTCCATAACGGAGAGGTTCTGGGCCAGGGGGAAGGTCCCCTCTGGGACTTAGCCGTGGACCCGGTGGAGGGCACGAGGCTTCTCGCCCTGGGCCGCCCGGGGGCCATCAGCGTGATCGCCGCTGCCCCGGAAGGCACCCTCTTCAACC of the Thermus antranikianii DSM 12462 genome contains:
- a CDS encoding transposase is translated as AAWGSRYPGVVGLWVQDSGAFLRFYGYPKVLWPYLRSTNLMERFIRELRRGTKVRDHKFPKEEAVYKLLYLESERQEGRWAERKLKGFSEVKEVLEKMLQERYAPRTQTLTHNS